The following is a genomic window from Hyphomicrobiales bacterium.
CGCCCGCGAGCTCGATAGCCGGCTCCAAAATGTCCTTCAGGCGCAGCGTCCCGTGGTTTCGCAGCAGCAGGAGCCACGCGCTGAAAGCTCCAGGCACGCAAGCCGCCAGATGGCCGGTGCCGGGCACCATATCGAGCCCCAGTTCGCGGAAGCGCTCGGGCGTCGCGGCCGCCGGTGTCACGCCTTGCCCGCAAATTCCCTCGGCCTTTCCCGTCCTTGCGTCATAGAAAAGGATTGGCACCTCGCCGGCGGGGCCGTTGAGATGGGGCTCGACGACCTGCAGCGCGAAGCCGGCCGCAGCCGCCGCGTCGAAGGCGTTGCCTCCCCGCTCCAGGATACGCATGGCGGCCGCCGCCGCGAGCCAATGTGTGGCCGCGGCGCAACCGAACGTGCCGCGGATTTCCGGCCGCGTGGTGAAGGGACCGTTGGAAAAGACCGTGACCATGGCTCAGGAACGGAAATAATCGGGGCGTTTCAGGACTATGGAACGCATGCTCGCCGAAAGGGGGCCGTCGGTTTCGGTCGCGGCCTTCGCGGCGTCCCAGGCGGGATCGTCGCGGAACTTGTCCCAGCCGGCTTTCATCGCCGCCTCGTCAGCCCATTCCATCACATACCAGATCTCGCGGGCGTCATCGGTTGTCTCCCAGTAGTCGTGGACCTTGAAGCCGTATTTGGCGAGAAGCGGGAAGACATGCTCCTCAAAACGCCGCGCCAGGGCGTCGGCCTTGCCTGCAACAGGGATGTAGTGACGAAGTTCATAGATCATTGGTTGCATCCTTCTGTCTGGACCGGAGGTCAATGCCCAAGGGCTCAGCGGTCGCGGTCTTTCGCGCCGTCCGCAAGGCGCATGAATATCTCGGGTCCAAGAGCGACCTGTTGCGTCTCCGCTTCATGAACCAAGGCCAGAAGCTGGTCGAGACAAGGGGTTGCGATGGCATGCCGGCGTGCCGCGGCCACAACGGGTGACAACATCGCATTCACCTCCGTCGGGCGATGAAGCTCGGCGAGGTCGCGCCAGATGCCGGTGCGCGTGTTCGCGTAGCGCCGCCAGGCCGCGCGCTGCCCGGCCCATACATCATCGGGGCCGAATAAGAGGCTGTCTCGATCGAGAAGACGCAGGGGCTCCAAGCCGTCCGCAGGTTCGAGCCGCGCGCCTTCGGCGAGCGCCACCGCGACCACCTCGCTGCCAGCGGCGGCGAGAATGGCGCAAACGGCGGGGTCGTCGTAAAGCGCCAGGACATCCCGGTCGGCGAGCGCCGTCGCGGAGTAGATCGCGGCGAGGACCAGCTTGCCCCAGGCATGTCCGAGAATGTTGTCGGTCATCTCGGCCGGCTGCAACTGGCTGAGCAGGGCGACAGCCTCGTGGGTACGCGGCTTCGCCTCGCCGTCGATTTCGCCGGCGTGAGTTTCGCCATAGCCGAGGAGCGCGAGCCTGCCCGGCGACTTGTAATGCGCACCGATGGCAATGACCGCGCCGATGGTGCGCTCCGCGCCGACGGCGGATGCAACCGCGAGCATGCCGAGACCGTTCTGCAGGGGTAAGACCCAGCCATCGGGCGAGAGATGCGCACGCACCGTGGCGAGCGCCGCCTCGGTGTCCTTGGCTTTCACCGCCAGGACGACACGGTTGAACGCTCCGATGAGCGTCGACGGATGATGCGCCTCGAGCCTCACGTGGAGCGGGCGGACGCCCGCTACGACGAGGCCGTTCTCCCGTATCGCTTCGACATGGGCGGCATTGCCGTCGACGGCCACCACATGCTCGCCCGCTGCCGTGAGACAGGCGGCGAGTGCGCCGCCGATGGCGCCGGCGCCGACGATCAGGATGGGATCCTTGATGGCCACTGCGTTCATTTGAAATTGGCGTCGAAGGTAAGCGGCACATGCGTGCGGCCGCAATGGGAGCCGCCGTTGACCTCTAGCGTCACGCCGTTGATCCATTCCGCGCCATCTGAGGCGAGGAAACTGACAGCCCGGGCTATGTCGTCCGGCCGGCCTGTCCGCCCGAGCGGTATGCCGCGCAGGCTGAGATTGATGTAGGCGTGATTGTCCGGGCTCTCCTCCTCGATCACATGGTCGAGCACGACCCCCGGCGCCACGCCGTTCACCCGGATGCCTTCCCTGCCGAATTCTATGGCGAGCACCTGCGTCAGCATGTTCACGCCGGCCTTCGCCGCCGCATAATGCGCACTGCCGGCGCGCGCGGACGTGCCGGCGCCCGACGATATGTTGACGATCGCGCCGCGTGTCCTGGCGGCGATCCAGCGGCGGCCATAGGCGCGGCACATCAGCATGGTGCTGCGCAGGTTGAGCGCCATGGCGCGGTCCCATTCCTCGACGGTCATGGCGACAACCGGCTGGTTCAGGTATTTGCCGGCGCAGTTCACGAGGATATCCACGGGCCCGGCCAGCCTCTCCGCTTCATCGACCATTCGCTCGACGTCGTTCTCGTCCGTGACGTCGCCGATCACGGCGGTGAGCGAAGGACCGTCGGCGTCAGTGCTTGCGACCATCGCAGCCAAACCCTCGGCGTTGATATCGGAGGCGACGACCTTCGCGCCCTCGCGCCGCAGATCCGCGACGATGGCGCGGCCAAGGAGGCCGGCAGCTCCCGTGACAAAAGCGGTATGACCAGCAAGGCGCATGGGTCAGGCTCCCTTTTCTGGGGCGAGATCGGCGAGGCAGGCATCGAGCGCCGCGTTGGCTTCTCGCAAGGCGAAGAGGACACGGTTCACGCCGCGCCGCGCCGCGACGGTCGCGAATTTCTCCGCGTCCGATCCCGGGCTCGTGGCAGCAAGCCGTCCAAGCGCCGCGAGCGAGGGATAGGCCGGCTGGGCGAGCGCCGGATCGTGGTCGAAGCGGTCACCGGACGTGTAATCGACCGGGACAAGCGCGCGCGACACCGCCATGAGGCAGGCGTTGATCCGACCGGCCTGCTCTTGCGTGTGTTCGCCTGCGGCCTGTGCGGCCAGCGCTTCTGTGCGGGTCCTTAGCCCTTCGGCGCGGGTCCGGAGTGGCGCGAGATCGAAACGATCGCCCAGGCTTTTGGCGAAGCCATCGATCTGCGCAAGGAGCATGCCGGCATGGGCCGCATAGTCGATCGGCAGGATCCTGGCGGTCAGCAGCCCCGCCACGGCATGAAGATAGACGCGGGTGTCACGGACCGCGATCGCCTCGTCCATCTTGTCGAGGGTGTCTTCCGGCGTATGCCACCACCAGCCCGTCCCCGCGCCCTGCTTGTTCGGGCCGCCGAACAGGAAGGACGCGGCCGGTGCGGCGCCGCTCGCGGGATGCTCGCCGAGATTGGAGAACATCGCGGGAATGCCGACGCCCCAGAACGACTGGTCCCCCGCCCGCGTGATGCGATGGCCGAACAGCTCCTGCTCGCCCTCCGCGCGGATGACCTTGCGGCTGAATGGCACGAGTTCGGCCGCCGCCTGCACGTCCGTCAGGACCGTGTTGCCTTTGGCGCAGGTGGAATCGATGTTCACATGCGCGACCGCGCGGGTGGCGAGCTCTTCCCAGTGCGTATCTGCATACCATGTCGAGCTGGAATAGCGCCCCTGCGAATGGCCCGACCAGAAGAAGATCTTGAGGCCCCGCTGCCAGCCATTCCGCGCACCGGCGCTCAGCCGGGCCACTTCGAGCATGGTGGCATTGGCGCCGCCATTGTCCATGACGCCGTAGTACCAGGTATCGTGATGGCCGGAGAACAGGACGAAGGGCTCATCCGCGGCCGCGCCGGCGCGATCCATCGACGCGACGAGGATCGGCGTCTTGCGCCAGCCGGTGTCGACAGCGGCATTGAGCGTGACGAGCGTCTCGGGGGCCGACCCGAGCTTGTCTTTGAGGCGATCGCCATCGGCTTTCGCCAGCGTGACGACGACGGTCGTGGGGAGGTTGCCAGCGGTCTCGTCCGTCGGGCTGCCCCATACGGGAGAGATGCACATCTCATGCGCGTTGACGCTCGGACTGAGGTGGATCTGGCCGATGGCGCCGGCCCGGCCCGCGCGCTGCGACACCGCGGGCGTCGCGATGCCCTCCACCAGCACGATCTTGCCGCGCACGTCGCGCGCGGCGAAATCCGCCGGGCTGCCCGAGCCGACCGGGATGACCCCACCTTCGAGGCCGCCTGCTGGAGAACTGCGCGAAAACGACTGGGTGATGGCCGGTAGCGTCTCTCCGGCGATGGAGACCGAGGCCGCGCCCGGCAGGCTGATATAGGCATCGTGCAGGATAAGCTCGGTCGCGTAGCCATAGCCGTCGAGCTCGGCGCGGACATAGGCAAGGCTGTCCAGCTCACCCTGCGTTCCCGCATGTTTGGTCCATCGCGCGAAAGCCGCGAGATGCTTCATCAAACGCGGGCCTTCGACGCGCGCGGCGAGCGCGTGGAGCTCGATGTCATTCATGGTCCGGGTTCCGCTGAGGTCTGCAGGGTCGTGATCTTGCGTCGGCCGAGCACGAGGCTCGTCAGGACGAGCAGGAAGATGGCGAATACGATGAGGACGGATGAGAGCGCGGCGATGGTGGGATCCTGCCAGCGCTGGAGATAGAGGAACATCTCGATCGGCAGCGTGCTTTCGCCCGGCCGCATCAGGAACATCGTGGTCTCGACCTGGTCGAAGGACGTGACGAAAGCGAGCAGGCCGGAGATGAAGACGCTGACGGAGATCTGCGGCAGGATCACCTTGAGGAAGGTGGGCAGGGGCCTCGAGCCGAGATCGAGGGCCGCCTCCTGGAGCGACCAGTCGAAATTGGCCAGGGATGCCGCGACGATGGCGATGACGAAGGGCACGCAGATCAGCGTATGCGTGAGAACGAGGTTCCAGCTGCTGCCGTATAAGCCGATCTTCACCACCAGCATGAAGACCGCGACGCCAAGCACCATCTTGGGCAGGACGACGGGCGACAGGAAGATCGCCTTGAGAGCGGAGTGCCCGCGCGGCCGATAGCGCACCAGCGCGTAGGCCGTCATGGTGCCCACCACGAGGGATGCGGCCGTGGCGACCAACGCGAGGACGAGGCTCCGCAAGGCGGCGACGTAGAAGGGGGTCTGCGCGGCGAGATTGGCATACCAGCGCAGGGAATAACCCTCCGGCGGGAAAATCGCGTAGCTCTGGGCGGAGAACGAGGTCAGGATCACGATCGCCAGAGGCGCCAGGATGAAGACGACGGCCGCGACCGTGAAGATCCCAAGCGCGAGATGCCGCCAGGCCGGCAGTGTTATCCCGCGTGAATTGCGAGCCGCCATCACACAGCCTCGCTGTATTTCGACAGGCGTCCGAAGGCGACCACCGCGATAAAGGCCATGACCAGCAGGCAGAGCCCGCCGACAGCCGCGACCGGCCAGTTGATGTCGCTCGTCGCGGTATAGATCTGGATCGGCAGCACGAGCACACGCCCCCCGCCCAGGATCGCCGGCGTCACGAAGGAGCCGAGCGACAGGGTGAAGCAGATCTGCGCGCCCGCCACGACACCGGGAAGCGTGAGGGGCAGGGTGATGCTGCGGAATGTCTTCCACCAGCTCGCGCCGAGGTCTTCCGCCGCCTCGCGCAGCGTCGGGTCGAGCCGCAACATGGAGGCCAGGATCGGAAAGACCACGAAGGGCAGGAAAACATGGGCGAGGCTGATGACCGTTCCCGTCATGTTGTAGACGAGGGAAACAGGCCCGGATGTCAGGCCGAGACGGGTCAGGACGAAGTTCACCGGTCCCTGGTCGGCGAGCACGACGGTCCAGCCATAGCTCCGCACGACGACGCTAACGAGGACGGGCGCGAAGACGATGAAGGCGATGAGCTTCTGCAGTCCGGGACTGCGCATGCGCCACATCGCATAGGCAAGCGGATAGCTGATTACCAGGCAGAGCAGTGTCGACACCACCGCGAGCTGGAGCGTGTCGTAGATGGTGATGAGATAAAGCTCATCCGTCATGAAACGCCAGTAGGTCTCCAGGGTGAAGGTCTCCTCGAGCCGCCCACCCCGGAAACGATAGAAGCTGTAAAGCAGGAAAAGCCCGACCGGCAGAATGAACGCCACCGCCATCAGAAGGCACATGGGCGTCAGCAGCAGCCAGGCCGCGCGTTCGGCTTTCGTGCGCGCGGACGCGCCGCCCTCACGGCTTGAAGAGGCGGCCATCGGCTGGCTCCCAGGTGAGGGTGACGGGGGTGCCCTGGGGGAAGACGGGCGCACCGGCGCCGTGGGGCTGCTCGGCGGTGATCTCCACCGGCGCGGCGTCGAGCCCCACCACATATTGCACGGTCGAGCCGCCGAAGATCATCTGCCGCACCACGCCGGTCGCCTGCGCCGATCCCCGATGATCTTGGCCAGAATGATCCTTGCCAGAATGATCTTGGCCCGGACGATCTTGGCCCGGCGCGCCCGTGCTGGCCGCGCCGATGCGCACCCGCTCGAAGCGCAGCGCCAGGATCGCCTCTCCGGACAGCGCCTCGCGCGCCGCGGCCGCGAAGACGAGGTCGCCCAGCCGCACCCTGACAAGCCCGGCCGCCGCACCCTCAACCACTCCTTGCACCGTCACCGGCAGGAGATTGGCATGGCCGATGAAGCCCGCCACGAAACGGGTCGCCGGCGCGTCATAGAGCTCCTGCGGCGAGGCGATCTGCTCCACCCGCCCGGCATTCATCACCGCCACCTTGTCCGACATGGCGAGGGCCTCGCCCTGGTCATGGGTGACGAAGATGAAGGTCGTGCCGATCTCCTGCTGGATGCGCTTCAACTCGATCTGCATCTGGTGGCGCAGCTTGAGGTCGAGCGCGCTCAAGGGCTCGTCGAGCAAGAGCACCTTCGGTCGCTTCACCAGCGCGCGCGCCAGCGCCACGCGCTGCATCTGCCCGCCCGAGAGCTGGCCCGGCTTGCGCGCGGCAAACCCCGAAAGGCCGACGAGCGCCAGGGCATCGCCGACCCGGTTGCGGATCTCAGCGCGCGGCCGGCCTTCCGCCTCCAGCCCGAAGGCGACATTGGCCTCGACGCTCATATGCGGGAACAGGGCCCAGCGCTGGAACACGATGTTGGTCGGCCGCCGATAGGGCGGCACGTCGGTCATGTCCTGCCCGGCGATGCGGATCGCCCCCGCGTCCGGCGCCTCGAAACCCGACAGCATCCGAAGCGTCGTCGACTTGCCGCAGCCCGACGGCCCCAGCAGCGAGAAAAACTCCCCGCTGCCGATCCCGAAGGAAATGTCATCGACCGCAAGATGCGACCCGAAGCGCTTCGTCACGCCAACGATCTCTACCGTTCCTGACACGTTGCTCGGTCCCGGATGCAAGCTGGTTTCAAGACAAGCTGATTTCAAAGATGGAGCGGGAATGGGCCGTGGGATCAACACGGCCCACGCCTGGCTCAGCGCATTTTCAGTTTGATCTCCCGCGCCCAGCGATCACGCCAGTCGGCGGCCACGGTCGCGATATAGGCGAAATCGATCTGAATGGCGTTCTTTGCGATGGCGGGATTGAGAATGGGGTTCTCGACCTGCTCCTTCGACAAGGTGGCGTTGGTCACGAGCGGAATCGACGATGTGACGAGCGCGTAGCGGCCAGCCCTGTCCGGCGTGAGGAGCTCGTTGAGCAGATCCTCGCAGACCGCGCGCTGGGCCGGCGTGACGCCCTTGGCGATCGCCATATAGATCGGGAATGCGATCGCGCCCTCTTTCGGCACGGCAAATCCGACCGGTGAGCCTTCCTTGATCCAGACATCGGAGACCGACGAGAACCACGGCGCGATCGGCGCGTCGCCGCTGATCACCAGGTTTTTCAGCGCGTCATTGGAATCCACCAGCGCGCGAAAATTTTTGGCGTTCTCGGACAGGAGCTTGAAACCCGTGTCCGGGTTCTTTTCATCGGCGCCATTGAGTTTGGATGCGAGGCCGATAAGCCGCAAGTCATTGTCGAAAGTGACGATCTTGCCACGGCTGTCCGGGCTCCAGAGCACGCTCCAGGAGGTCGGCGGCTCTTTCAACACGCGCGTGTTATAGAGAAGGCCGATGCCCATCGCCTGGTAGGGAACCCCGCGCGCGTCAGGACGCGCGTAGGATTCCAGGGTGTTCGCCATGTTGGGGATGTTCGCCTTGTTCAGCGTTTCCCACATGTCATCGGCGTCACCACGGTTGATCGTGTCGGCATTGAAGAAGCCGCAATGGACGAGTGGCTGGTCTGGCGTCGTACGACGAGCGGTGACCATCTTCGGATAGATGATCGCGTTTGTCGTCTCGACGATATCGATGCCGGCCTTGGGGTTTTTCTTGAGATAGTCGGCGATGACTTCCTTCGGCACCACATCGGAGCCGGATCCAGCGAACATGAAAAACGAGATCTTTCCATCCCGTTCAGCCTGCGCAAACGTCGGCGAAGCACTCGCCACGGCTGCCGCAATGAGACTTGTCGCGAATAACAGGGCTTTCGCCGACATCGTTGCACCCTCTCTGTTTGTCGCTCTTGGCGCCCTTGGTTGTGCATTTGCGCAAAAGTGACTTTATGATACGCAATGCATAATGCTAAACTTCGATTTGATACGCAGTCAATAGATTCATATGCGAATCTAATGCGCAAAGCAGTAATTTTTGAGCAGCAAGATGCCCATTGCGAAGCCTGGGGAGAATGGCGTGAACGGTTTGAATCTCGATGCGCTGGACAAGCGCATTATCGCTGCGCTTTCCCAGAACGGCCGCCAGCCCTACCGTGAGATCGCCCGTGACCTGAAAGTGTCCGAGGCGACTGTTCGCCAGCGCGTCAGCCGCCTGACGGATTCCGGTCTCATCCGCATTGCCGCCGTCGGCAATTTCATCGCGCTCGGCTTCGACGTCGTCGCCCTCATCCATCTGAAGGTGCCGCCGGCCTATGTCGACGACTATGCACGCCGGATCGCCGAATATCCGTCCGTACGCTTCGTCTCGATTTCCTTCGGCAGTGCCGACATCATCGTACAGAGCCTCCACACGACGATGAACTCACTCCATCATTTCATCCGCAACGAAATGCCGGCGCAGATGCCGCATATCACCTCGGTTGAGGTCTTCCCGCAGGTGGAGATGCTGAAGAGCTCGTGGACCTGGGAAACCTGGTTCGGGCTTGAACAGGGGGAGGGCTTCC
Proteins encoded in this region:
- the dthD gene encoding D-threitol dehydrogenase is translated as MRLAGHTAFVTGAAGLLGRAIVADLRREGAKVVASDINAEGLAAMVASTDADGPSLTAVIGDVTDENDVERMVDEAERLAGPVDILVNCAGKYLNQPVVAMTVEEWDRAMALNLRSTMLMCRAYGRRWIAARTRGAIVNISSGAGTSARAGSAHYAAAKAGVNMLTQVLAIEFGREGIRVNGVAPGVVLDHVIEEESPDNHAYINLSLRGIPLGRTGRPDDIARAVSFLASDGAEWINGVTLEVNGGSHCGRTHVPLTFDANFK
- a CDS encoding putative spermidine/putrescine transport system substrate-binding protein (Evidence 3 : Putative function from multiple computational evidences); protein product: MSAKALLFATSLIAAAVASASPTFAQAERDGKISFFMFAGSGSDVVPKEVIADYLKKNPKAGIDIVETTNAIIYPKMVTARRTTPDQPLVHCGFFNADTINRGDADDMWETLNKANIPNMANTLESYARPDARGVPYQAMGIGLLYNTRVLKEPPTSWSVLWSPDSRGKIVTFDNDLRLIGLASKLNGADEKNPDTGFKLLSENAKNFRALVDSNDALKNLVISGDAPIAPWFSSVSDVWIKEGSPVGFAVPKEGAIAFPIYMAIAKGVTPAQRAVCEDLLNELLTPDRAGRYALVTSSIPLVTNATLSKEQVENPILNPAIAKNAIQIDFAYIATVAADWRDRWAREIKLKMR
- a CDS encoding 2-dehydropantoate 2-reductase; amino-acid sequence: MNAVAIKDPILIVGAGAIGGALAACLTAAGEHVVAVDGNAAHVEAIRENGLVVAGVRPLHVRLEAHHPSTLIGAFNRVVLAVKAKDTEAALATVRAHLSPDGWVLPLQNGLGMLAVASAVGAERTIGAVIAIGAHYKSPGRLALLGYGETHAGEIDGEAKPRTHEAVALLSQLQPAEMTDNILGHAWGKLVLAAIYSATALADRDVLALYDDPAVCAILAAAGSEVVAVALAEGARLEPADGLEPLRLLDRDSLLFGPDDVWAGQRAAWRRYANTRTGIWRDLAELHRPTEVNAMLSPVVAAARRHAIATPCLDQLLALVHEAETQQVALGPEIFMRLADGAKDRDR
- a CDS encoding NIPSNAP protein, whose amino-acid sequence is MIYELRHYIPVAGKADALARRFEEHVFPLLAKYGFKVHDYWETTDDAREIWYVMEWADEAAMKAGWDKFRDDPAWDAAKAATETDGPLSASMRSIVLKRPDYFRS
- the potA gene encoding Spermidine/putrescine import ATP-binding protein PotA, yielding MHPGPSNVSGTVEIVGVTKRFGSHLAVDDISFGIGSGEFFSLLGPSGCGKSTTLRMLSGFEAPDAGAIRIAGQDMTDVPPYRRPTNIVFQRWALFPHMSVEANVAFGLEAEGRPRAEIRNRVGDALALVGLSGFAARKPGQLSGGQMQRVALARALVKRPKVLLLDEPLSALDLKLRHQMQIELKRIQQEIGTTFIFVTHDQGEALAMSDKVAVMNAGRVEQIASPQELYDAPATRFVAGFIGHANLLPVTVQGVVEGAAAGLVRVRLGDLVFAAAAREALSGEAILALRFERVRIGAASTGAPGQDRPGQDHSGKDHSGQDHRGSAQATGVVRQMIFGGSTVQYVVGLDAAPVEITAEQPHGAGAPVFPQGTPVTLTWEPADGRLFKP
- a CDS encoding Spermidine Putrescine ABC transporter permease component potC (TC_3.A.1.11.1), with product MAARNSRGITLPAWRHLALGIFTVAAVVFILAPLAIVILTSFSAQSYAIFPPEGYSLRWYANLAAQTPFYVAALRSLVLALVATAASLVVGTMTAYALVRYRPRGHSALKAIFLSPVVLPKMVLGVAVFMLVVKIGLYGSSWNLVLTHTLICVPFVIAIVAASLANFDWSLQEAALDLGSRPLPTFLKVILPQISVSVFISGLLAFVTSFDQVETTMFLMRPGESTLPIEMFLYLQRWQDPTIAALSSVLIVFAIFLLVLTSLVLGRRKITTLQTSAEPGP
- a CDS encoding AsnC family transcriptional regulator, whose protein sequence is MPIAKPGENGVNGLNLDALDKRIIAALSQNGRQPYREIARDLKVSEATVRQRVSRLTDSGLIRIAAVGNFIALGFDVVALIHLKVPPAYVDDYARRIAEYPSVRFVSISFGSADIIVQSLHTTMNSLHHFIRNEMPAQMPHITSVEVFPQVEMLKSSWTWETWFGLEQGEGFQPASPVDDPE
- a CDS encoding PA domain-containing protein, translating into MNDIELHALAARVEGPRLMKHLAAFARWTKHAGTQGELDSLAYVRAELDGYGYATELILHDAYISLPGAASVSIAGETLPAITQSFSRSSPAGGLEGGVIPVGSGSPADFAARDVRGKIVLVEGIATPAVSQRAGRAGAIGQIHLSPSVNAHEMCISPVWGSPTDETAGNLPTTVVVTLAKADGDRLKDKLGSAPETLVTLNAAVDTGWRKTPILVASMDRAGAAADEPFVLFSGHHDTWYYGVMDNGGANATMLEVARLSAGARNGWQRGLKIFFWSGHSQGRYSSSTWYADTHWEELATRAVAHVNIDSTCAKGNTVLTDVQAAAELVPFSRKVIRAEGEQELFGHRITRAGDQSFWGVGIPAMFSNLGEHPASGAAPAASFLFGGPNKQGAGTGWWWHTPEDTLDKMDEAIAVRDTRVYLHAVAGLLTARILPIDYAAHAGMLLAQIDGFAKSLGDRFDLAPLRTRAEGLRTRTEALAAQAAGEHTQEQAGRINACLMAVSRALVPVDYTSGDRFDHDPALAQPAYPSLAALGRLAATSPGSDAEKFATVAARRGVNRVLFALREANAALDACLADLAPEKGA
- a CDS encoding putative spermidine/putrescine transport system permease protein (Evidence 3 : Putative function from multiple computational evidences), with translation MAASSSREGGASARTKAERAAWLLLTPMCLLMAVAFILPVGLFLLYSFYRFRGGRLEETFTLETYWRFMTDELYLITIYDTLQLAVVSTLLCLVISYPLAYAMWRMRSPGLQKLIAFIVFAPVLVSVVVRSYGWTVVLADQGPVNFVLTRLGLTSGPVSLVYNMTGTVISLAHVFLPFVVFPILASMLRLDPTLREAAEDLGASWWKTFRSITLPLTLPGVVAGAQICFTLSLGSFVTPAILGGGRVLVLPIQIYTATSDINWPVAAVGGLCLLVMAFIAVVAFGRLSKYSEAV